A single Lolium perenne isolate Kyuss_39 chromosome 6, Kyuss_2.0, whole genome shotgun sequence DNA region contains:
- the LOC127305705 gene encoding uncharacterized protein: MLLGRRNVDRTDGGAGAGIDNGDTSYIGDVSGVFARLLRIFSRRVSEPPRVCKPRIYVTGRLDDEDVKLGFRDGTDVLEMCSELLARIQIYYQQAKVFDAAAAGFSFGLLDPLSNIIVNTFIDNADVFETEEDDDQATSLWHGRQTDGDGQIDDRDMNQRSLNGLVAFLAGLFPHLSDVQALWYLHKAKADPLVAARIIINHRRMDHSFRFGSDATAAAVQTALRCAAAAADHPNPKRFLTGWRILSPSLKKLAAVLSLPAPDVTSNLFASMLSLLEEQPHAPVFDLGRSWELASSRLVTLSPDLGRVVFPGHTAMRRMLLTTIHGYYLQALARLPRDQLCSQHLLYSMLHYGHCFGPLDPVSNIILNTIWYSSACPLPSSIQNSKMDMVSTSALLRIAVRSFYGLVSFLCTRYDTLAVDRAMHDLLEAGADLRIADPNFHGNHAAAGGRIPSATVLEAYAAAAAAACHPQPQAHIGLLRQSSLITRMGSIYLKGTGPLSCDVVCRLSSTARHLSSSYFQGQLLPLPETRVLDKLTYNTVNQQKISFWNQHARAVTMVKSAMDMYNSQPGVPKYELHVICGVNEYVHGPEYIAGNYRKYHHSHINFLATCKDSQSAGALPVLFFAQWSNHGTKEECFCCPVGVPPLNSEQVRCLYCEYEGSRIVHPANESFHGRDIEFEKMLSGRLYSGNYTNNCIIVHSCSLAFWVDDLADDCIYSVDRIDNDDKEDGVPPVDFQRLIWLT, encoded by the exons ATGTTGTTGGGGAGACGGAACGTCGACCGCACCgacggcggcgccggcgccggcatcGACAACGGCGACACCAGCTACATCGGCGACGTCAGTGGCGTGTTCGCCCGCCTCCTCCGCATCTTCAGCCGCCGCGTTAGCGAGCCCCCCCGCGTATGCAAGCCACGCATCTACGTGACGGGCCGCCTTGATGACGAGGACGTCAAGCTTGGATTCCGCGATGGCACGGATGTGTTGGAGATGTGCTCGGAGCTTCTCGCCAGAATTCAGATCTACTACCAGCAGGCCAAGGTcttcgacgccgccgccgccggcttcTCTTTCGGTCTCTTGGATCCCCTCTCCAACATCATCGTCAACACCTTCATCGACAATGCTGACGTCTtcgagacagaggaagatgatgACCAGGCCACTTCTCTGTGGCATGGACGACAGACTGATGGTGATGGTCAGATCGACGACCGGGACATGAACCAGCGGTCGCTCAACGGCCTCGTCGCCTTCCTGGCCGGCCTCTTCCCCCACCTCAGCGACGTGCAGGCCCTGTGGTACCTCCACAAGGCCAAGGCTGACCCTCTCGTCGCCGCCCGCATCATCATCAACCACCGCCGGATGGACCACAGCTTCAGGTTTGGTTCCGATGCTACCGCGGCAGCCGTCCAAACGGCTCTACgctgcgccgccgctgccgcggaCCACCCCAATCCGAAGCGCTTCCTTACAGGGTGGAGGATACTTTCACCAAGTCTGAAGAAGCTTGCCGCCGTGCTATCGCTGCCAGCCCCTGACGTGACCTCCAACTTGTTTGCGTCCATGCTGTCGCTGCTCGAGGAACAACCTCACGCACCCGTTTTCGACCTCGGCAGATCCTGGGAGCTAGCCTCATCTCGCCTCGTCACTCTCAGTCCAGACCTCGGAAGGGTGGTGTTTCCTGGGCATACGGCCATGAGGCGTATGCTTCTCACCACTATCCATGGATACTACCTGCAGGCACTTGCCAGGCTGCCCAGGGACCAACTCTGCTCTCAGCACCTGCTCTACAGCATGCTGCACTATGGCCACTGCTTCGGCCCACTTGACCCTGTGTCCAACATCATCCTCAATACTATCTGGTATAGCTCAGCCTGCCCGCTTCCCTCGTCGATACAAAATTCTAAGATGGACATGGTCAGCACCAGTGCCTTGCTGAGGATTGCAGTCAGGTCCTTCTACGGCCTCGTCTCCTTCCTATGCACCCGCTATGACACCCTCGCGGTTGATCGAGCTATGCATGATCTGCTCGAGGCTGGGGCTGACCTGCGAATCGCTGATCCCAACTTCCATGGTAACCACGCTGCTGCTGGAGGACGCATTCCATCTGCCACTGTCCTAGAGGCCTATgctgctgcggctgctgccgcatgCCACCCACAACCTCAAGCGCACATTGGGCTTCTCCGTCAATCTTCTCTGATTACACGGATGGGCTCCATTTATCTCAAGGGCACCGGCCCACTCTCCTGCGATGTTGTTTGCCGCCTCTCCAGTACTGCGCGGCACTTGtcctccagctacttccaaggtCAACTGCTGCCACTGCCAGAAACCAGGGTGTTGGATAAGTTGACATACAACACGGTAAATCAACAGAAAATAAGCTTCTGGAACCAGCATGCTAGAGCTGTCACAATGGTGAAATCTGCAATGGATATGTACAACAGTCAACCTGGG GTACCCAAATATGAACTTCATGTTATCTGCGGTGTCAATGAGTACGTACATGGCCCTGAGTACATCGCTGGCAACTATCGGAAATATCATCATTCCCATATCAATTTCCTTGCCACATGCAAAGATAGCCAATCTGCTGGTGCTCTTCCAGTTCTGTTCTTTGCCCAGTGGAGCAACCATGGCACCAAAGAGGAGTGCTTCTGCTGCCCTGTTGGGGTTCCACCTCTGAACTCGG AACAAGTCCGTTGTCTTTACTGTGAATACGAAGGGAGCAGGATTGTGCATCCTGCAAACGAGAGTTTCCACGGGCGTGACATTGAGTTTGAGAAGATGTTGTCCGGACGACTCTATTCaggaaactacaccaacaactgcATCATCGTACATAGCTGCTCCTTGGCCTTTTGGGTAGATGATCTGGCAGACGACTGCATTTACTCTGTTGACCGTATTGATAATGATGATAAAGAAGATGGGGTGCCCCCAGTGGACTTCCAAAGATTGATATGGTTAACTTAA